In the Quercus lobata isolate SW786 chromosome 5, ValleyOak3.0 Primary Assembly, whole genome shotgun sequence genome, one interval contains:
- the LOC115988813 gene encoding kirola-like: MSLFGKVEAEIEIKASAYKFFEANRKRVADLPKHAPNFIQSVDLVQGEWGQEGSVMCFYFTFDGKAVMSKEVMAIDDKNHSLTFKVIGGILLELYKSFKFVVQATPKGEGSLVRWTLEYEKLNVDDPESNTMLEFAIGLTKDMDAHLTHE; this comes from the exons ATGTCTCTATTTGGGAAGGTAGAAGCTGAAATAGAGATCAAGGCCTCTGCATATAAGTTTTTTGAGGCTAACAGAAAGCGAGTAGCTGATCTACCGAAACATGCCCCTAACTTTATACAAAGTGTTGATTTAGTACAAGGTGAATGGGGACAAGAGGGCTCTGTCATGTGCTTCTATTTTACCTTCG ATGGGAAAGCTGTAATGTCTAAGGAGGTAATGGCCATCGATGACAAAAACCATTCACTCACTTTCAAGGTGATTGGAGGAATACTCTTGGAGTTGTACAAGAGTTTCAAATTCGTTGTTCAAGCCACTCCAAAGGGTGAGGGGAGCTTGGTCCGCTGGACTTTGGAATATGAGAAACTGAATGTCGATGATCCTGAATCAAACACAATGCTTGAATTTGCGATTGGTCTTACAAAAGATATGGACGCTCATCTTACCCATGAATAG
- the LOC115989086 gene encoding MLP-like protein 43 has product MSLLGKVEAEIEIKASAYKFYEVNSKRVAEAPKFCPNFIQSVDLVEGEWGQEGCVVCWYFIFDGKAVMSKEVMEAIDDKNHSVTFKVIGGILMELYKSFKFVVQATPKGEGSLVRWTLEYEKLNVDDPESNTMLEFAIGLTKDIDAHLTHE; this is encoded by the exons ATGTCTCTACTTGGGAAGGTAGAAGCTGAAATAGAGATCAAGGCCTCTGCGTATAAGTTTTATGAGGTTAACAGCAAGCGAGTAGCTGAGGCACCGAAATTTTGCCCTAACTTTATACAAAGTGTTGATTTAGTTGAAGGTGAATGGGGACAAGAGGGCTGTGTCGTTTGCTGGTATTTTATCTTCG ATGGGAAAGCTGTAATGTCTAAGGAGGTAATGGAAGCCATTGATGACAAAAACCATTCAGTCACTTTCAAGGTGATTGGAGGAATACTCATGGAGTTGTACAAGAGTTTCAAATTCGTTGTTCAAGCCACTCCAAAGGGTGAGGGGAGCTTGGTCCGTTGGACTTTGGAATATGAGAAACTGAATGTCGATGATCCTGAATCAAACACAATGCTTGAATTTGCGATTGGTCTTACAAAAGATATCGATGCTCATCTTACCCACGAATAG